A genomic window from Solanum dulcamara chromosome 11, daSolDulc1.2, whole genome shotgun sequence includes:
- the LOC129873601 gene encoding polyribonucleotide nucleotidyltransferase 2, mitochondrial, with the protein MASVRNKVNPLLCNLPYVLTWRKFGFRTICSGRLGFAPSTSPSMADVDTPVAGTKVLDTFAEEFEIGSRKITLETGKIARFANGSVILAMEETKVLSTVASSKGDAVRDFLPLTVDYQEKQFAQGVIPKTFMKREGAPKERELLCGRLIDRPIRPLFPSGFYHEVQVMASVLSSDGKQDPDILAANASSAALMLSDIPWGGPIGVIRIGRISGQFVVNPSMEELSISDLNLVYACTRDKTLMIDVQAREISEKDLEAALRLAHPEAVKYLEPQIRLAAKAGKQKKEYKLSMVSEKTFEKIQNLAKEPIEAVFTDPTYGKFERGEALEKITQDVKRALEEEGDDEGLKILPKTVDTVRKQVVHRRIMSEGLRVDGRRLDEVRPLYCEAGNLPVLHGSAIFSRGDTQVLCTVTLGAPGDAQRLDSLVGPSSKRFMLHYSFPPFCTNEVGKRTGLNRREVGHGTLAEKALLAVLPPEDDFPYAVRINSEVMASDGSTSMATVCGGSMALMDSGIPLREHVAGLSVGLVSEVDPSTGEIKDYRILTDILGLEDHLGDMDFKIAGTRNGVTAIQLDIKPAGIPLDIICESLDPALKGRLQILDHMEREISAPRIQDDRYSPRLVTLKYSNDALRRLIGPVGALKRKIEDETGARISVSDGTLTIVAKNQSVMEKVQEKVDFIIGREIEIGGVYKGIVVSVKEYGAFVEFNGGQQGLLHISELSHDPVSRVSDVVSVGQQLSLMCIGQDVRGNIKLSLKATLPRSEFKTDIVDEPVAPASQVVNVWAAIEDISNEQEKQGATAGPETNDSTLKSATPAVLIRSAAECDEEEKSDGLNSKSDNGSQSASKSDKKTRTPSSLSESGFSSRNIKSKRAKDAILDLISDDESEQKHTSEVGLHSQIGSTSETPMSAKKLKLGMRVSAKVHQIRALGLVLDLGGGIRGMYRFEPGTKRDFEVGDELRVKCSSFSTKGIPVLSLVKEE; encoded by the exons ATGGCGTCTGTAAGAAACAAAGTAAACCCACTTCTCTGTAACTTACCGTACGTTCTCACATGGCGAAAATTCGGTTTCCGTACAATCTGCAGTGGTCGTCTTGGCTTTGCGCCGTCCACATCACCGTCAATGGCCGATGTAGATACTCCTGTTGCTGGCACCAAGGTTCTCGATACATTCGCTGAGGAGTTTGAGATTGGATCACGCAAAATTACTTTAGAAACCGGAAAGATTGCGAGGTTTGCTAATGGCTCTGTAATATTAGCCATGGAAGAGACGAAAGTTCTCTCTACTGTCGCTTCATCTAAAGGCGATGCAGTTCGTGATTTTTTGCCTCTTACA GTTGATTACCAAGAGAAACAATTTGCTCAAGGTGTTATTCCGAAAACATTCATGAAGAGAGAGGGTGCTCCAAAAGAACGCGAACTTTTATGTGGTCGTCTTATTGATCGACCCATAAGACCACTTTTTCCATCTGGATTTTACCACGAGGTGCAG GTGATGGCAAGTGTGCTTTCGTCTGACGGGAAACAAGATCCAGATATATTGGCAGCTAATGCATCATCTGCTGCTCTAATGTTGTCAGATATTCCTTGGGGTGGGCCAATTGGAGTAATACGTATTGGAAGGATTTCAGGTCAATTTGTTGTGAATCCAAGCATGGAGGAG CTTAGCATCAGTGATCTTAACTTGGTATATGCATGTACGAGGGATAAAACTTTGATGATAGACGTCCAAGCTCGTGAAATTTCTGAAAAGGATTTGGAAGCTGCTTTGAGACTTGCTCATCCAGAA GCTGTTAAGTATCTTGAGCCTCAAATTAGACTCGCAGCTAAAGCTGGTAAGCAAAAGAAAGAATATAAGCTGTCTATGGTATCAGAAaaaacatttgaaaaaattCAGAATCTGGCCAAAGAACCTATAGAAGCTGTTTTTACAGACCCTACGTATGGAAAG TTCGAGCGTGGAGAAGCTTTAGAAAAAATCACACAGGACGTTAAAAGAGCTCTTGAGGAAGAAGGTGATGATGAAGGCCTAAAAATTCTACCAAAGACAGTTGATACAGTGAGGAAGCAG GTTGTTCACAGAAGGATCATGTCAGAAGGGCTTAGAGTGGATGGAAGGCGTCTTGACGAAGTTCGGCCTTTGTACTGTGAAGCTGGTAATTTACCTGTATTACATGGATCTGCAATCTTTTCAAGAGGGGATACTCAG GTCCTTTGCACTGTTACCCTTGGAGCCCCTGGGGATGCTCAACGTCTGGATTCACTGGTCGGTCCTTCAAGCAAGCGTTTTATGCTGCATTATAGTTTTCCACCATTTTGTACAAATGAAGTTGGCAAGCGAACTGGCCTGAATAGGCGTGAAGTTGGTCATG GCACTCTTGCTGAAAAGGCTCTGCTTGCTGTATTACCTCCAGAAGATGATTTTCCATATGCAGTCCGAATCAATTCTGAAGTCATGGCATCTGATGGCTCAACATCAATGGCAACTGTCTGTGGAG GCAGCATGGCTTTGATGGATTCTGGCATTCCACTAAGAGAACATGTGGCAGGTTTGTCGGTGGGgcttgttagtgaagttgacCCATCAACTGGTGAAATCAAGGATTATCGTATATTGACTGATATTCTG GGTCTGGAGGATCATCTGGGTGACATGGATTTTAAGATTGCTGGTACTCGTAATGGAGTAACTGCAATACAATTAGATATTAAACCTGCTGGAATTCCTTTGGATATCATATGTGAGAGTCTAGATCCTGCACTTAAAGGGAGGCTTCAAATCCTTGATCACATGGAGCGTGAGATAAGTGCTCCACGTATTCAGGATGACAGATATTCTCCTCGGCTAG TTACGTTAAAATACAGCAATGACGCACTTCGTCGCTTGATTGGTCCTGTTGGTGCTTTGAAgaggaaaattgaagatgaAACAG GTGCACGGATCTCGGTTAGTGATGGAACACTTACTATAGTTGCCAAAAATCAGTCAGTAATGGAGAAAGTACAGGAGAAG GTTGATTTTATAATTGGACGTGAAATTGAGATTGGTGGCGTATACAAAGGTATTGTTGTATCTGTTAAAGAATACGGCGCCTTTGTGGAGTTTAATGGTGGACAACAGGGCCTCTTACATATTTCAGAATTGTCACACGACCCG GTTTCCCGAGTTTCAGATGTGGTATCTGTGGGACAGCAACTTTCTTTAATGTGTATAGGACAGGATGTTCGTGGTAATATTAAGTTATCATTAAAAGCCACCCTGCCTAGATCTGAATTCAAGACAGACATTGTTGATGAACCTGTTGCTCCAGCTAGTCAAGTGGTCAATGTTTGGGCTGCCATTGAGGATATATCCAATGAGCAAGAAAAACAAGGTGCTACTGCAGGACCTGAAACTAATGATTCAACTTTGAAATCAGCTACACCAGCGGTTCTAATCCGAAGTGCAGCTGAGTGCGATGAAGAGGAAAAAAGTGATGGTCTGAATTCGAAAAGTGATAATGGATCTCAAAGTGCTTCTAAATCTGATAAGAAGACAAGGACACCGTCCTCACTTTCAGAATCCGGTTTTTCTTCTAGAAATATTAAGTCCAAAAGAGCCAAGGATGCCATTCTTGACCTAATAAGTGATGATGAAAGTGAGCAGAAACATACTTCTGAAGTAGGCCTGCATTCTCAAATAGGGTCTACGTCTGAGACCCCTATGAGTGCAAAGAAACTAAAGCTTGGTATGAGAGTATCAGCAAAAGTGCATCAAATTCGTGCCCTTGGTTTGGTGCTTGATTTGGGTGGTGGAATTCGGGGAATGTATCGTTTTGAG CCTGGTACGAAGAGGgactttgaggtaggtgatgagcTGCGGGTGAAGTGCTCAAGTTTTTCAACCAAAGGGATTCCAGTATTGTCTTTGGTGAAAGAAGAGTAA
- the LOC129873782 gene encoding cysteine-rich receptor-like protein kinase 42, with protein MNYSSSNFPLLKWIVALLVNFALICEADPRISEAGLVCGTNRTTAAIIIPQFVKLMEVVSQRVTDHDWGNHGIKSTNISIYALANCYQDLSHQDCLLCYAASRTRLPRCLPGKSGRIYLDGCFLRYDHYDFFNETTDSVEDKVNCSSSIGVATGQEMTTLNASAGNLIGELTRTAVANGGYAAANLNGVYGLAQCWKTVSKNGCKKCLDKASRDIKGCFPNRDARALIAGCYLRYSTQNFLNDSSGGSSGGVSKGVIVAIVLGATAFTMLALSAAYTARKRSLKRKRARINLGKISNSYNKSSLNYKYENLEKATNYFDPSTKVGQGGNGSVYKGTLTNGNVIAVKRLFFNTRQWVDDFFNEVNLIHGIEHKNLVKLLGCSIEGPESLLVYEFVTNKSLDQYLFDKDKVKILSWEERFRIIVGAAEGIDFLHGGSAIRIIHRDIKSSNVLLDENLEAKIADFGLARCFGADKTHLSTGIAGTLGYMAPEYLVKGQLTEKADVYSYGVLVLEIVCGRKSIAFAEDSGSLLQTVWKLYTTNQVIEAIDPLLKGDFPPEEASKVLKVGLLCTQASVALRPSMSEVVQMLTCEGYQIPEPRQPPFLNSSLLAGGSIKSSIRSLVSNALYKLDESSSYATTTGSSSMQSSSTGPHKSDEFLLKESENTK; from the exons ATGAATTACTCCAGCTCAAATTTTCCACTTCTAAAATGGATTGTAGCTTTGTTGGTGAATTTTGCTTTGATTTGTGAAGCGGATCCTCGAATTTCAGAAGCTGGATTAGTATGCGGCACGAACAGGACAACAGCGGCAATCATCATTCCCCAATTTGTTAAATTAATGGAAGTTGTTTCACAACGCGTGACGGATCACGATTGGGGAAATCATGGTATAAAATcaacaaatatttcaatttatgcATTAGCGAATTGTTATCAGGATCTATCACATCAGGATTGTCTTCTATGCTACGCTGCTAGTCGAACTCGACTTCCTCGTTGTCTTCCTGGTAAATCCGGTCGAATATATCTCGACGGATGTTTTCTCCGATACGATCACTACGATTTCTTCAACGAAACTACTGATTCAGTTGAAGATAAAGTGAACTGTAGCAGCTCAATTGGAGTTGCTACTGGACAGGAAATGACTACGTTAAACGCATCAGCTGGAAATTTGATCGGAGAATTGACGAGGACAGCGGTGGCGAACGGCGGTTACGCAGCGGCGAATTTGAACGGAGTTTATGGATTGGCGCAGTGTTGGAAAACTGTGAGTAAAAATGGTTGTAAAAAATGTCTAGACAAAGCAAGTAGAGATATCAAAGGGTGTTTTCCGAACAGAGATGCTAGAGCTTTGATTGCTGGCTGTTATTTGAGATACTCTACACAAAATTTTCTCAATGATTCATCTGGGGGTAGTAGTGGCG GGGTAAGCAAAGGGGTGATAGTAGCTATCGTTCTTGGAGCGACAGCTTTCACCATGCTGGCTCTCTCTGCTGCTTACACAGCTCGTAAAAGATCATTAAAGCGAAAACGAG CACGCATTAATCTTGGCAAAATATCGAATTCATACAACAAGTCGAGCTTGaattataaatatgaaaatcttGAGAAGGCAACAAACTACTTTGATCCTTCAACAAAAGTAGGCCAAGGAGGAAATGGTTCTGTATACAAAGGGACTCTGACTAATGGGAATGTTATTGCAGTTAAGAGACTTTTTTTCAATACAAGACAATGGGTTGATGACTTCTTCAATGAGGTTAATCTCATCCATGGTATTGAACACAAAAATCTTGTCAAGTTGTTGGGCTGCAGCATTGAAGGCCCCGAGAGCCTGCTCGTATACGAGTTTGTGACCAATAAGAGTCTAGACCAATACCTCTTTG ATAAGGACAAGGTAAAGATTCTAAGTTGGGAAGAACGTTTCCGTATTATAGTTGGAGCAGCAGAAGGCATTGATTTCCTCCATGGAGGTTCAGCGATCAGAATCATCCACAGGGACATCAAGAGCTCCAATGTACTTCTCGATGAAAATCTTGAAGCAAAAATTGCTGATTTTGGGCTTGCTCGGTGTTTTGGAGCTGACAAAACTCATCTTAGCACTGGAATTGCTGGAACATT AGGATATATGGCTCCTGAATACCTCGTAAAAGGACAGCTTACAGAGAAGGCTGATGTCTATAGCTATGGGGTGCTTGTTCTTGAAATTGTTTGTGGCAGAAAAAGTATTGCCTTTGCAGAGGACTCTGGCTCCCTACTACAAACA GTGTGGAAGCTATACACAACAAATCAGGTAATTGAAGCAATAGATCCTCTGTTGAAAGGCGATTTTCCGCCAGAAGAGGCATCAAAGGTCCTAAAAGTTGGGTTGTTATGCACTCAAGCTTCTGTCGCTTTAAGACCATCAATGAGTGAAGTTGTCCAAATGCTAACGTGTGAGGGTTATCAAATTCCAGAACCACGCCAACCACCTTTCTTAAATTCGAGCTTATTAGCTGGCGGTTCTATCAAATCCAGCATAAGAAGTTTAGTCTCAAATGCACTCTATAAGCTTGATGAATCATCATCTTATGCCACCACCACTGGGTCCTCAAGTATGCAAAGCTCATCAACTGGACCACACAAAAGTGATGAATTCCTTTTAAAAGAGTCTGAAAATACGAAATAA